The Nitrososphaerales archaeon DNA window GGATGTCCCTGATCTTCCTTCGTGAGTCGTACGCCGTCTTGACTGCGTTCTCTACGTCCTCGGCCGTGCCTGCCTGGACCCTGCCGACAACCGAGCGGTCCCCAGGGGAGTGCACGTCCATGACTCCGCCGCGGGCGGACAATACCCAGCGGCCTCCGATGAGCATCTTGAATTGTGGGACCCCAGCATTCACTGTGTAACAATCGCGAAAGATTTCGGTAAGCGTTAGCGACATCGGTCCAGATTCCTGCGTCAAATGACCTTCGGCGAGAAGGGCCCTCGGGTTCTTATAAACAGAACGAGGCGGAAGGGCTCGAGACCCTCAAGATGACTTAATACAGTAAGCAAATGTGTGCGCCGAAGATGGCGCAGCTCGTCGACGTCAAGGGTTTCGGCTTCAGGTACACAGACGCAAGCAGGTGGGCGGTCAAGGAAGTGGACCTCGCAGTCGACGAAGGAGAGGTTGTAGTCCTCGCCGGGCCAAGTGGCTGCGGCAAGTCGACGCTGCTTCGCGCCGTCAACGGTCTGATTCCTCACATGTACAACGGAGAGTACGTCGGGACTGTAACAGTCGCGGGAAAGGAGGTGGCCAAGACCGAGATGAGGGAGCTTGCGCAGACCGTTGGGTTCCTCTTCCAGAACCCAGAGAACCAGATCTTCATGTTCTCAGTCGAGAGGGACGTTGCCTTTGGACTTGAGAACTTGGGCACGGGGAGAGCAGAGATGAGAGAGAGGGTAGACGAGGCAATGAGGCTCATGGGCGTCACCGACCTGGCCAGGCGGGCGCCACACGAACTCTCGGACGGCCAGAAACAGAGGGTCGCGCTTGCGGGTGTGATTGCGATGAAGCCCAGGCTGGTGATACTGGACGAGCCGACGTCTCTCTTGGACCCGAAGACAGCCTCTGAACTCGTCTTGTCGGTG harbors:
- a CDS encoding energy-coupling factor ABC transporter ATP-binding protein, whose translation is MAQLVDVKGFGFRYTDASRWAVKEVDLAVDEGEVVVLAGPSGCGKSTLLRAVNGLIPHMYNGEYVGTVTVAGKEVAKTEMRELAQTVGFLFQNPENQIFMFSVERDVAFGLENLGTGRAEMRERVDEAMRLMGVTDLARRAPHELSDGQKQRVALAGVIAMKPRLVILDEPTSLLDPKTASELVLSVDKLRKETGTTFVVVEHRLDLLVRIADRLVVMNDGRKVMDGRPGDVLANEDAKGYGVAVPVLSKLENSLMGDGVRLSSNLLGPAELADEVNSTVK